Part of the Ictalurus furcatus strain D&B chromosome 10, Billie_1.0, whole genome shotgun sequence genome, caacaataaaatacagcttATCTGTGTattctttaaaatgattatatttagaatCCTTAATGGTATAAGTTGCTCCAATGGGGAAACccataaaggttctatgtaTTCCCtagttccaagtagaaccccaTTGGGAAGCTAAGAACCTTTAAGAATAACTAGATAGCTCTTTGCTATCTACATTATCTGTCATGGGCTCGGGattagacaaaacaaacaaacaaacaaaacaaaacagaactgtTTCTCTAATTATGTAGTCAAATATATTATActaatataaatacaaacagaTATGTTTACTTTTACTTAATATGGATTGATATGAAACCTTATATGTTAATAGTGGTTTACATTTAACGTGTTTAATGGAATGTTAAAATTTTGTTCATCAGGCAGATCAAACATCTTTAACCATTAAGGACTTATTAAAGGATTTgaacaaaacacaccaaaagGGACAAAACCTGCTCACTAATACTGACAAACTTTTGAAAAGAATACAAGGCAAGTCAGAAGATTCAATTATTTGACTTTTACCTTCAGATAGATTTAGATGTGGTACAGTGGTATATTTTTGAGAAGACTGAATGTTACTGTTTCTAATTCTTGATAAAATCCAATGTAAATATCTGTTTTTCAAACTCATGCCTTGCAGTAGTAAATCGAGTAGTACATTGTAATTGTAATGAAGTGTTCCTTACATACATCCCTTAAACAAGTCATGTTTATGACTGATCTGGTGCTTGTTTAGAATTCCTGGAACAACTGAGGATTTCAAATGGTATCGACTCCACTCTGTCCAGCAAGGAGCTGGCTGGCATGCTGGAGGAGGTGCAACAGATGGTGGAGCATATGCAAAAGCAAAATTGTATGATGCAGAGGAGGTTGGCTGAGAATGAGCTCTCGGAAGCACAAAAACGTGAGTTTTAGTCAGTTGTGTTCTCTTGATATACCTGTGGATGGCTGGTGTTCAGGTGAATTTTGAAGTTGAGAGGTTTTGCCCTTGTTTTAGGGCACTGTTATTAGAAATTATTAGACACATACTTCTTTTGTTAAGATTGAAATATTCCCCTACCAAATTTAATCTCTTCCTGCCATCTACAATTGTTCATACTAAACTCAGAATTTATTTCACATCTgtttctaagaaaaaaaaaaaaataacccttttttttctgtcccatTGGACCATGCCATCCCTTTAGAATTTATAGAAATACAGTTGTaacttgttttaaaatatctaaaatattaccttttttttaatggcaagTTGAAATAGAAATACAAGATAGTATGGGAACAAATAGAACATAAAGTAACGGTAAGATACTGGTTcacatttacaaacattttactTTCCCCTAAATACTCCAGGCAGATAATAACAGATTAATTCCAGATTAACAGATTAAACATCAAATTGAATTCcatttatttgctataaaatgaGATCTTGGTGGCCATGgacaaaaaatgtttatagAGTGAGCATGGGGTAGCGTGATTCCTGCCAGACCTCTGTTAGCacttcccatttttgaccactaggtgtaaaaataactaaatggGGAAGTGAGCATGCTGCCCCATGACTGTGCATCATCTAGAAAGGTGAGCAAATCAGTGGGATGTTGGCTTATATCTGCCAAATAGCAATACTCTTTTCAATCATTGGTTACTCAAAAGAGATAATTAGTCTTTCAAAGGAATTTgaaatgtatggagttgtgaatgaagATTAGCATTTGTTATATGTATATGGTGATGTTCTATATCACCTACCCCTATATGTACAAGCCACCACTACAATACACTCTACAACCAACCATTTTTCAAGTGAATGTGTCTTTTCCACAGTCTTAGACTACATCATGAACAATCTGACTAATCATCTGGAAAGTACCCAAGCTAATGTTGAACGAATAGCTCAAGACCTAATGTCCTGGAACACTGGGCTTAAAGAGCTAGAGGAAGCACTGAAACAGGCAGAAAAAGctgtaaacaaaacaattctCATGAATGTTTGTAATGAAGACGTTCTGTCTGATATTATGGTACTTATATTTGTTTTCCATAAGGTTTTAAATAATGACAATCACATACACTTGTTCAGTAAGCTGCAGTTCACTGTATCGTGTACTCAGAATCATCGGATGATGTTTGAGAACAAGCAGGATGACATCTTGTCTGATCTGTCAATGATTAGAGGAATACTGAGCGACACAGAGGATCTTCAGAACATGATGAACAATCTAAAAAATGTAAGACACTGGGATTGTAATGTGTCAtaggatatacagtatgtcagtttatataacacatatacattagTGTAAAATAGATCACAATAACATAGTTTGGATTTCTGTGGAACATGAACTTAGCTGGTATTCATTTAGCATGAGTTATTTGACAgagtttaatgttttatatttttcttttttaggacTATGCAAATCTTGCAGCTGAAGTGGATGGGGCAAATTCACAGTTGAACCAGAGACTTGATGAGCTTTCTAAAGCCACAGCCATGGACATTATTGTCAGAAAGGCAGAGGAGCATGCACAGGAGCTCATGGATCTTGCAATGCATTTTCAAATGTAAGTTGACTTGTGTGAGTCTTGTgtgttttatacagtatgtgttgttACAGAAACGTTAGTATTAACCACACATTTTGTTATAGGTCTCTTCTAAATTTCACCAACACTTCAACTATTCATAAAGCAATAGATATGATCAATGCTTTTGGAGACATTATTAACACTATCAAAGAAGCTGAGGCAGCAGCTAATATAGCCAACAAAGCTGCAGATCATGCCTTAGCGGTGAGTGctgctgtgcaaaacaatttctatcagtataattcatttgtttataatgtggcaAAACCTTTTATTTGATTGTATTCACTCTTTGGATAGGATGTGAAAGCACAAGACCTAACAAAAAAGGCAGAAGAACAAAAGAATTCTGCAAACAGCCTAGATGACAAAGCTAAGGAAGCAGAAAATAATCTGAAAGGTCTTCTTGTTTAATTTGCCATTGATGACCTTTATGGGTGTATAATACTAATTATGAACATAAtaatttttataccacagcactggtGAATTCTTAAAATCacttggtcagaaggtgttcattaattttctataacagaggcaaattatttacattaaatacaCTCATTCTTATACTTTATCttttctatggtaacaact contains:
- the LOC128613937 gene encoding laminin subunit alpha-3-like, with amino-acid sequence MWYSEFLEQLRISNGIDSTLSSKELAGMLEEVQQMVEHMQKQNCMMQRRLAENELSEAQKLLDYIMNNLTNHLESTQANVERIAQDLMSWNTGLKELEEALKQAEKANHRMMFENKQDDILSDLSMIRGILSDTEDLQNMMNNLKNDYANLAAEVDGANSQLNQRLDELSKATAMDIIVRKAEEHAQELMDLAMHFQMSLLNFTNTSTIHKAIDMINAFGDIINTIKEAEAAANIANKAADHALADVKAQDLTKKAEEQKNSANSLDDKAKEAENNLKVAAEKYDTIKEHLDKAKGKKMDMQKDIQTLKDDLNIINRDHIGALLKQAKDAVQAANKTVNNDTARLSSISKELDKIKIPSGDSNVDNILNSINKTCETLQIFQKFTDMQYIQKLLPVILL